Below is a genomic region from Spongiibacter nanhainus.
AGGCCCTCGCCTTGTTGAGTGCGCAATTTCACCGGCAGTTCCACCACTTCACCAGTGAGCACCTCAACTTCCTTCGCGCCAATCCACTCCAGGCTGTGGGGTGCCGATACCGACAGTTTATAGCGGTGGGATTGTTGGGTCTTGTTGGCGACTTTAATGGTGTAAATATTGTCGATGCCTCCCTGGCTGTTCTCGACATAGAGGGACTGCCGGTCCCGCAGAACGCTTAGTTCCAGTGTGTCCCGATCTACGATCTTGTAGCCCAGCAGGCCGGTCATCACGATTACCGCGACAATATAGCCCAGCAGCCTGGGGCGCATAATCCGTGAGGGCTTGCCGTCGAGACTGTTTTCGGTGGTGTAGCGAATCAGGCCCTTCTGGTAGCCCAGCTTGTCCATAACTGAATTACAGGCGTCGATACACAGCGCACAGCCAATACACTGGTACTGGAGACCGTCGCGAATATCGATACCGGTGGGGCAAACCTGCACACAAAGTTGGCAATCCACGCAGTCACCCAGGCCCAGCTCACTGGGATTGTCGTGCCGTTTGCGGGAGCCACGTGGTTCACCACGTTTTTCGTCGTAGGAGATGATCAAGGTATCGGGATCGAACATCGCCGACTGAAAACGTGCATAGGGGCACATATATTGGCACACCTGCTCCCGCATCCAACCGGCATTGAGGAAGGTCAGCAGGGTGAAAATACCCACCCAGACCGCTGCCCAGGGGTTCACATCCAATCGGTAAAAGTCGTAGCCCAGCTCGTGGATGGGGGTGAAATAGCCGACAAAGGTAAAGCCTGTGTAGAACGCCAGTGCCAACCAAAGCGATAACTTCAGGGCTTTTTTACCCGCCTTATTAAGGCTCCAGGGCGCTGCATCTAATTTCATTCGTTGATTGCGGCTGCCCTCTACCTTTTGTTCTATCCACATGAACATACTGGTCCATACGGTTTGCGGACAGCTGTAACCACACCATACCCGGCCGGCGAGGTTGGTTACCGCAAATAGCGCAAAAGCGGCGATGATCAACACCCACGCCAGCATGGTCAGATCCTGTGGCCAGAAGGTAAAGCCCAGTACGTGAAACTGCCGCGCCGGCAAGTCGAACAACACTGATTGCCGTCCGTCCCAGTTAAACCACGGCAACAGGAAAAAACCAGCCAACAGTGGCCAGCCGGTCAAGGTACGCAAGCGTTGATAGAAGCCCTCGATCTTGCGCGTGTAGATCTTCTCGCGCTTTTGATACAGATCGATCTCCGATACCTCGGCGGGCGCAAACTCCTCAACGGGGATGCGATCGGGGTCCCGATTAGCATCCCCACCGTTGGCGCGCTGGGTATCGAAAGGGTGATTGGCGTTCATAACCTTAAGCCTCAATTACCTGGACGCAGTTTGCGGTGAGTCCTGGCTGAGTTGATACACATAAGCGGTTAACAAGTGGATTTTCTCAGCACTTAGCATGTCTTTGTGGGCAGGCATTTTGCCGGACCGGCCTTTGGCGATGCTGTGTTTGATGCGCCCGGCGTCGCCGCCGTAGAGCCAGGTATCGTCGGTGAGGTTGGGGGCGCCCAACATCGGATTGCCGGTACCGTCGGCGCCGTGGCAGCTGGCGCAGAGTTGCGCGTATTGCTGTGCCGCCGCGGAAGGCTCGGCGTTGGCGCTGCTGTTGGCATTGTCGGCAGACAAGGACAGGACATACTGAGTCATGGCCGCCAAGCCCTCGTTGCCCAGCATGCTCTCCCAGGCCGGCATCATTCCATTGCGTCCATGGGTAATGGACTGGCGAATCTGATCGGGCTTGCCGCCATACAGCCAGTCGTTATCGGTCAGGTTGGGGAAACCATAGCTGCCTTCGGCATTAACGCCGTGGCACACCGCACAGTTATTGGCAAACAAGCGTTTGCCGATGCGCATGGCCTTGTCGTCGTCGGCTAAGGCCAGGGCGTCTTGCTGCATAAAGGTCTGATAGAGCTCAGCGTTTGCCTGATCGGCGCGCTGGACTTCTTCTTCCCACTGGCCCACAGAGGTCCAGTTCAGCAGCCCGGGAAAGTTCCCCAGCCCGGGGTAGGCGATCAGGTAGCCGACACCGAAGATGATGGAAATGACAAACATCTTGATCCACCAAGCTGGCAGTGGGTTGTCATACTCCTCAATGCCATCGTAGACATGGCCGGTGGTTTTACGGTTCTCATCTACTGTGATTTTGCGATTGCTGAACAACAGCCACACGATCAGGATAAAGGAGACCACCGTCAAGACGATGATCCAGGCACTCCAGAAACTACTCATCGCGGTTCTCCCGCTGCTTGTTGTCTACATCTTCATCGGCAAAGGGCAGGGAGGCGGCCTCGTCAAAATAAGATTTGCGACCCCGCCAGTAAACACTGACTGTGATGCCGATGAAGGCTAAAAAAACCAATAGGGTGGAGAGGGCTCTCAGGCTGTCTTGGTCCATATGATGATCCTCAACGCTTGTACTTAATCAGAGTGCCGAGCTGCTGCAGGTACGCTACGACCGCGTCGATTTCGTACTTGCCTGCCACCGCTTCGGCGGCGCCGCTAATTTGGCTGTCGGTATAGGGCACACCCACTTTGCGCAGTGCTGCCATTTTCTTGCCTACCAACTCGCCGTCGATTTCATTGTTAAACAGCCAGGGGTAGGAGGGCATGATGGACTCCGGCACCACATCCCGGGGGTTGTACAGGTGGGCGCGGTGCCACTCGTCGCTGTAGCGTTCGCCGACCCGGGCCAGGTCCGGTCCGGTGCGCTTGGAACCCCACAGAAAGGGGTGCTCGTATACGTGCTCACCGGCTACCGAGTAGTGACCGTAGCGCTCGGTTTCGGAGCGCATGGGGCGAACCATCTGGGAGTGGCATACAGTGCAACCCTCGCGGATATAGATGTCCCGGCCGGTCAACTGCAGCGCGTTCAGTGGCTTGAGCCCCTCTATGGGCTCAGTGGTTTGCTTTTGAAAGAACAGCGGAACCAGCTCCACCAGGGCGCCAAAACTAATGGCGATAATGATAAAGACGATCATCAAGCCGATGTTCTTTTCGACAACTTCGTGTTTCATGCTGCTACCTCCGCCGCGGCCGCCGGTACGGTTTCTTCCTCGTTGCTGCGAATAGTCATCCAAACGTTCCAGGCCATGATGACCATACCCACCAGGAACATCGCGCCGCCCAGGAAGCGGACAATGTAGCCGGGATGGCTGGCCAGTACGGATTCGGCAAAGCTGTAAGTCAGGCTGCCGTCACTGTTATAGGCGCGCCACATTAGCCCCTGAACAATGCCGTTGACCCACATCGAAGCGATGTACAGCACCGTACCGATGGTGGACAGCCAAAAGTGCAGGCTGATGGCGGGGATGCTGTACATTTTGGCGCGGTTAAACAGCACCGGCACCAAGTGGTACACCATGCCCACCGAGATCATTGCCACCCAACCCAGTGCGCCCGAGTGTACGTGGCCGATGGTCCAGTCGGTGTAGTGGGATAGCGAGTTCACTGTCTTGATGGACATCATGGGGCCTTCGAAGGTGGACATACCGTAGAAGGACAGCGACACAATCAAGAAGCGCAAAATCGGATCGTCCCGCAGTTTGTGCCAGGCGCCAGAGAGGGTCATGATGCCGTTGATCATGCCGCCCCAGCTGGGTGCCAGCAGGATCAGTGACATCACCATACCCAGGCTCTGCGCCCAGTCGGGCAGCGCGGTGTAGTGCAGATGGTGAGGTCCCGCCCAGATGTAGACCGACACCAGCGCCCAAAAGTGGACAATGGACAGCCGGTAGGAGTAGACCGGACGCTCGGCTTGCTTGGGAACAAAGTAGTACATCATGCCCAGGAAGCCGGCGGTCAGGAAGAAGCCCACCGCGTTGTGGCCGTACCACCACTGAATCATGGCATCGACGGCACCAGCGTAAACCGAGTAAGACTTGGTCAGGGTAACGGGGATCGCCAAACTGTTAACGATATGCAGCACTGCCACGGTGACAATAAAGGCGCCGTAAAACCAGTTGGCCACATAGATGTGGTGCATTTTACGGCGCATGATCGTGCCGAAGAAAACCACCGCATAGGCTACCCATACCAAGGTAATAAGGATATCGATGGGCCACTCCAGCTCGGCATATTCCTTGGAAGTGGTGTAGCCCATCGGCAGGGTGATCGCTGCCAGAAGAATGACCAATTGCCAGCCCCAAAACACAAAGGGCACCAGGGGACCGCCAAACAAGCGCGCTTGGCAGGTGCGCTGCACCACATAGAGTGATGACCCCATCAGTGCGCAACCGCCAAAGGCGAATATAACGGCATTGGTATGTAGCGGTCGCAGCCGGCCGAAGCTGAGCCAAGGGGTATCAAAGTTCAGCGCCGGCCATACCAGCTGTGCAGCCAGTAGCACGCCCACCGCCATACCGACTATGGCCCAGACTACGGTCATAATGGTGAACTGCTTGACCACCTTATAATCGTAAGTCGGGTGTTGGGTTTGTGAATCCATAACGGAGTCCTTTAAAGTACCTAAAGTGTTAAAGCTAGAAACTTTTCGAGCGAATAATTCGGGCCGTAGTCGAAGTTGGGCGGCGATTGCAGAGCTTAGTGTGGCGAAAATCAGGGGCGGTCAGGATGATCTGAATCAACACTTTGTCACTGATGTTGATTTCCTGTTGCCACACCAGCTGTTAGCCATCGACAAAGACAGGTGCTAAGCCGTTGTCCCACAAAATGACCACCCCGCCCATCAAGGCCATAAATATCACCATGCATACACCGACCACGGCGGAGGCGTAGAGAAAACCGCGTTCTTCGGGAATATGCATCACTGCGGGAATGCCGATATAGAGCAGATAAACCGACCAGCACAGACTGGCAATGCCCAGCAGCATGTCGAACCAGAACACCGGGTAAACACCACAAAGCCCGGCGATGAACAGCGGTGTAGCTGTATAGCTGGCCACGACCATGCCTTTGACCATCGAGGAATCGCTGCCGTAGGTATCGGCCATCCAGTGGATGAAATAGCCGATGATGGCGAGGGAGGCCAGCATGGCAAAGTAAAACGCGATCACGATCCGAAAGGCGCTGGCCTCGGAGAGCAGGATCACACCGCCGTCCCCCACGGTCCAGCCGACCTTTGTGGCCCCGTAGTACCAGGCCGCGCTGGGACCAGCCGCTAAGATGATGGCGTAGAGGAGTTTAGACGGCAGCGAGGCGTCGCTTAACTTACCGACGGCCTGCCATTGTCGGCGGGGCGAAAACAGAAAACCAAATGGATTGCTGATTAAAGTGGTCACAGTTGCTAGCTCTCAATGTCATTATTCCGTGCTAGCCGATGATACGGAGGCGCCAGTACCGCGCCTTGATTTGGATCAATAGGTAGGACATCACTGAGTTAGTTAGAGGTGCCCTAGAGGAAGTGTGAAGTTGTTCGCTGTTCGCCACGGGTTTAACAAAAACCACAATCATGGGAACCGAGATCGGAAGGCACAACAACCCGCCGTCGAGGTATCAGCTATTATTATTTTTATCTGTTGAGCCGGTTTATCAAAGGTCGCCGTCGCTGATACAAGCGATAGAAACCGCCTGAATAAACCGGCTCTAGTCTTCCTGTGCTGCGATGTGCTGCAGGGCGGGCACATCTAGTATAGAGACGTCTTTGTTCTCGATCTCAATCAGCCCTTGCTTGGCAAAGCGACTGAATACCCGGCTCACCGTCTCAATTGTCAGGCCCAGGAAGTGACCAATATCGCCGCGGGACATAGGTAGGCGAAAGCGGTTGGGCGACAGCTTGCGCCGGGCATTGCGGGCAGAGATGCTGATCAGTAGCGAGGCGACACGTTGCTCAGCGGTATTCTTGCTTAGCAAAGTCATGTGCCGCTGGTCCTCGACAATCTCCTGACTGAGTAGGCGGAAAAAGTGCCCCTGCATATTGGGCAGGCGGCCACTGAGTTCCTGGATACGGGAAAACGGGATTTCACAAATGGCTGAGGTTTCCAGCGCCTGGGCCGAGCTGGCGTAGCGGTTCTGGCCGATGCCATCCATGCCCATAATTTCACCGGGAAAGTAAAACCCGGTCACCTGCTCTTCGCCGGTGTCGGTGACACTGTAGGCTTTGAATGAGCCCGAGCGAACGGCAAATACCGAGGTAAAGGTATCGCCCTCCCGGTAGGCGTGCTGGCGCTTTTGCAGGGGGCGCCCCCGCTGCACAATTTCATCCAACTGGACAATTTCGTCCTGTTCCAGCGCCAATGGCAGGCAAATGCCGCTCAACCTACAGTTGGTGCAGTTGATGGCAGCATTATGTGGGCAGTGTTTGTCCTCTCGCACCGTCTTTTCGCTTGTGGCAATCATGGGCTTGTTCCTACGCCGGGTCATCCTGTCTCTGGGTAGCCTCAACATACTTTTGGAGATGCCAGGGTATGGTCAGGGCCCGTTCTTTAGTTTCCACTTATCGGGGTTTGGGTCAAGCGCGACTTTGGTAGATGTCGCGTTATGACACAAGTTGCGACAACTACGTAATAGCGTCGGCTAGATTATTTGATTGTGTTTATAGCGTTCTGGAGTATTTGTCGGGGTGGTTGTCCAAGTATTGATCAAACACCATGCACACATTCCGCAACATCATTCTACCGGTTTCCGTGACCTGAATACCGGCGGCTGAAAGCTCTACCAATCCGTCCTGGACAAAACTTTCCAGACGTTTTAATTCGTCAGCAAAGGCCTCGGAGAGTGAGAGGCCAAAACGCTGGAGCAGAGCTTGGGAGGATAGGTGCAGATTGCAGGCCAGTTCTTTAATGATATAGCCCCTGACTTCGTCGTCCCTAGTTTTGGTGCAGCCTCGCTCAGTCGGTAGCTGGTTCTGTTCCAGTGCGCGATAGTATTGGTCCAAATCTTTGGCATTCTGAGCAAAGCAGTCTCCAACCTCACTGATCGAGGACACGCCCAGGCCGATCAGGTCGGGTGCCATGGCGGTGGAGTAGCCCTGAAAATTGCGCTGCAGGCGGCCGGCGCGCTGGCAAATAGCCAGGTCGTCATCGTTACGCACAAAATGGTCCATGCCGATATGCTGATACCCAGCATCGGCCAGAATTTTGCTGGCCAGTTGCAACATGGCGAGTTTCTCAGCGCTGCTGGGCAGAGTTTGGCGCTCGATGGCCCGCTGGGGTGGAAAGCGGTCGGGCAGGTGGGCATATTGGTAGAGAGAGATTCGCTCGGGCTCTAGGGCGATCACGTCATCCAAGGTTGTAGATAGGGTTTGGCAATTTTGCCTGGGCAAACCGTAGATCAGATCAAAGCTGATGGAGCGGAATCGGTAGGCCCTAGCAGCGCCAACCAGCTCAGTGAGCTCGGCGGTGCTCTGCACCCGGTTGATGGCCTGCTGAACTTCGGGATCGGTGTCCTGGACACCAAAGCTGAGTCGGTTAAAGCCCAAACCCCGCAGCAGCGCCAGGCGGTCAGCGGTGACGGTTCGGGGGTCGATCTCTATGGAATACTCCCGGCGGTCGCTATCGCTGATATTGAAATGGCTGGCCAGACTGTGGACCAGCTCAATGAGCTGGGAGTCGCTCAAAAATGTCGGTGTGCCGCCGCCAAAGTGCAGTTGGTTCACGGGGCGCCGCTTGCCGGTGAGCTTGGACACCAGCTCAATTTCGCGCTTTAGATATTGCAGGTAGCGTTCAGCGGCCTCCGGGTCTTTGGTGACCACTTTGTTGCAAGCGCAGTAGTAGCAAAGCCGTCGGCAAAACGGCAGGTGAACGTAGAGGGATAAGCCGGCGACTGCCTTGCGGGCCTTCTGTAAACGTTGCTGGTAATCGTCGGCGCCAAAATCCTCCGTAAACATCAGAGCAGTGGGGTAGGAGGTATAGCGGGGCCCGGCAACGCTGTATTTCTCAATAAGCTGAGCCGGCAGCTCGGTAGGCGTTGTCGTTGTGGACAGTGCGGTGGCTAGTGCGGTCATGCCTAGTGCTCTTTCAAGGTGTAAATGTCGTAATCAGTTGGTTTGTCAGTGCTCCTGTCAAGGCGCGTCCCGCCGGCAATGGCCGTAGCCCTTGGCAAGGGACGCAACGCCGTCAGGGGTACTGACAAACCAACCGGAAGGGCGCATGCGTGGCCGGTAGTTGCGCTGTTTCGCTGCTGCTTGAGCCCTGGCTCCGCTGAAAACGCTGGGCTATGGCCGCGTTAACCCGCTGCCAATCGTCTGCTTCGAAACGCTGGTTAATAGCATTAAAAATGTTGCGCTCGGCGTGAATATGGGCAATTTGCTCACTGCAAAATCGGTGGGCCAGGCGCAGAACCGGGCCACTGGGGTGCATACTGGCCTGCTGCAACTCGCGAAAAATCAGCCCCAGCTGGGTGGTCAGTGCCTCGAGTCGGGGGTGGTCACTTAACACCAGATCGATTGCCTGAAGGTTGACCTGGGGTTTGCGGCGCAGTTGGTGGAACAGAATATCCTCAGCCGGATGATGCCAGTTCTCCGGATAGACTTTCACGTAGTCGAGAATATCCACCAGCGGGACGAACCCCTCTGCTAGTGTGGGCTCCGAGCTCAAGCAGGTGAGGTCGCGTTTAAAAATGTACATCATTCGCAGCATCTGCTGATGATCCCGCTCCAGCTGCTCAATTAGTGCCGTCATTGGGCCTCGCTTCGCGTCGCACATACGTTATGGTCAATAGTGACGTTATGGTTAAAAGTCACGTTATGGTTGATAGCCGCGTTATAGTCACAAGTAACTTCAAGTAACTTAAAGTTGAGACCAGTGTACGCAGCTTTGAGGCGGTGTTTGTTGATATGCATCAAGGCCACTGCGTATAGTGATTTTGCGGTGTCTGGCGGCGGGCCCGGTATTCAATAAAACAGTGCAGGGGGCGGTGGGATCAGCATGATCAGTCATATGTCGGCGGAGGAGTGCGCGGGGCAGATAGTCGAGCGATTGGGCGGGGACTTACGCGTGGCGATGCCCCTGGGCTTGGGAAAGCCCGTCGCGTTGATCGATGCGCTCTATCAGCGAGCCCGTGACGACCCGAAACTCAAACTGACTATTGTCACCGCGCTGACGCTGGAGCGGCCCACCGAGTCAGAGCCGGTGCGGGGGCGATTGCTGAATCCCGTCTTTGACCGGCTCTATGCTCACTATCGGGAGCCTTTGTACGCCCGGGATGGGCGGCTGGGCGCGCTGCCGGACAATGTGGTGGTCAACGAGTTTTATTTTAAGGCCGGCAGCCGCCTGGGTAATGGCAACGCCCAGCAAAACTATATCAGTAGCAACTACACCCATGCGGCTCGGGATGTTGTGGATCGGGGCTGTAATGTGGTGATGCAACTGCTGGCCCGAGAGGGTGATGCCCTCAGTATGAGCTGCAACCCGGATACCTCGGCGGAAGTGGTAGCCCGGCTGCGGGAAAAAGGCGAACCCTATGTTGCGGTAGGGGTGATCCATAACGAGCTTCCTTTTATGTATGGCGACGCGGAGGTGGATGCCGATCAGTTCGATATCTTGCTGGAGGCTGATCCACAACAGCACGGTTTGTTCGTGGTGCCGAGGTTGCCACCTGTGCCAGCCCCAGACTACGCCATTGGCCTTCACGCCAGTACGCTGATCAAGGACGGTGGTACCCTGCAGCTGGGGATTGGTGCCATGGGTGACGCTATCGTGCAGGCGGTCCGCCTTCGGCACCAAAACAACGATCGCTATCGCCAATTGGTGTCGGATTTCGGTATCGATAGCCGCTATGGAGCGTTGATTGCCAGCCAAGGTGGCTTGGACAGTTTCAGCGCTGGCTTGTACGGCGCCACCGAAATGTTTGTCGAGGGCTTTCTCCATTTGTTTGAGGCCGGCGTACTGCGCCGACCGGTCTACGATTTCTGGGCACTGCAGCAGGCGATCAACCTGGGCCTGTGTAACCCCGCCGCATTAACCGCGGACTGCCTGCCGGCGCTGGCCGAGCTGGGGGTTCGGGAGCTGCGCGGCAAGGACTTCGACGCGTTGCAATACCACGGTTTCTTTCACGACCAGTGTCGCTATCGGGAAGGCTACTTATTCAACGAGGCCGGGGAGTCATGCCCCGCCAATATGGCCAACCCCGACAGCCAGGCCTTTATGGCGCAGCACTGCCTTGGCCAGCGGCTGCGCAATGGCAAGGTGCTACACGGTGGCTTTTTCCTCGGCAGCGGTGAGTTCTATCGCCGGCTGCGGGATCTGCCCACCGAGCAACGTCGCCAGCTGGCGATGTGCGGAGTGGACAAAATTAACCAACTGGACCGCAACCCGCGCTTGTTCAAGGCTCAGCGGGTGGATGCACGCTTTATCAATACCGGGCTCAATGTCAGTCTCAATGGCGCTGTGGCCTCGGATACACTGGAAAATGGCCAAGTGCTGTCTGGCGTGGGTGGTCAGTACAATTTTGTGGCCATGGCGCATCAACTGGATGGTGGGCGTTCGATATTGATGATCCGCTCCACCCGCCGTCAGGGTGGCCAGCGGCACTCCAATGTCGTACCCAGCTACGGTGCCTGCA
It encodes:
- the ccoN gene encoding cytochrome-c oxidase, cbb3-type subunit I, which codes for MDSQTQHPTYDYKVVKQFTIMTVVWAIVGMAVGVLLAAQLVWPALNFDTPWLSFGRLRPLHTNAVIFAFGGCALMGSSLYVVQRTCQARLFGGPLVPFVFWGWQLVILLAAITLPMGYTTSKEYAELEWPIDILITLVWVAYAVVFFGTIMRRKMHHIYVANWFYGAFIVTVAVLHIVNSLAIPVTLTKSYSVYAGAVDAMIQWWYGHNAVGFFLTAGFLGMMYYFVPKQAERPVYSYRLSIVHFWALVSVYIWAGPHHLHYTALPDWAQSLGMVMSLILLAPSWGGMINGIMTLSGAWHKLRDDPILRFLIVSLSFYGMSTFEGPMMSIKTVNSLSHYTDWTIGHVHSGALGWVAMISVGMVYHLVPVLFNRAKMYSIPAISLHFWLSTIGTVLYIASMWVNGIVQGLMWRAYNSDGSLTYSFAESVLASHPGYIVRFLGGAMFLVGMVIMAWNVWMTIRSNEEETVPAAAAEVAA
- the hemN gene encoding oxygen-independent coproporphyrinogen III oxidase — translated: MTALATALSTTTTPTELPAQLIEKYSVAGPRYTSYPTALMFTEDFGADDYQQRLQKARKAVAGLSLYVHLPFCRRLCYYCACNKVVTKDPEAAERYLQYLKREIELVSKLTGKRRPVNQLHFGGGTPTFLSDSQLIELVHSLASHFNISDSDRREYSIEIDPRTVTADRLALLRGLGFNRLSFGVQDTDPEVQQAINRVQSTAELTELVGAARAYRFRSISFDLIYGLPRQNCQTLSTTLDDVIALEPERISLYQYAHLPDRFPPQRAIERQTLPSSAEKLAMLQLASKILADAGYQHIGMDHFVRNDDDLAICQRAGRLQRNFQGYSTAMAPDLIGLGVSSISEVGDCFAQNAKDLDQYYRALEQNQLPTERGCTKTRDDEVRGYIIKELACNLHLSSQALLQRFGLSLSEAFADELKRLESFVQDGLVELSAAGIQVTETGRMMLRNVCMVFDQYLDNHPDKYSRTL
- a CDS encoding acetyl-CoA hydrolase/transferase C-terminal domain-containing protein, whose protein sequence is MISHMSAEECAGQIVERLGGDLRVAMPLGLGKPVALIDALYQRARDDPKLKLTIVTALTLERPTESEPVRGRLLNPVFDRLYAHYREPLYARDGRLGALPDNVVVNEFYFKAGSRLGNGNAQQNYISSNYTHAARDVVDRGCNVVMQLLAREGDALSMSCNPDTSAEVVARLREKGEPYVAVGVIHNELPFMYGDAEVDADQFDILLEADPQQHGLFVVPRLPPVPAPDYAIGLHASTLIKDGGTLQLGIGAMGDAIVQAVRLRHQNNDRYRQLVSDFGIDSRYGALIASQGGLDSFSAGLYGATEMFVEGFLHLFEAGVLRRPVYDFWALQQAINLGLCNPAALTADCLPALAELGVRELRGKDFDALQYHGFFHDQCRYREGYLFNEAGESCPANMANPDSQAFMAQHCLGQRLRNGKVLHGGFFLGSGEFYRRLRDLPTEQRRQLAMCGVDKINQLDRNPRLFKAQRVDARFINTGLNVSLNGAVASDTLENGQVLSGVGGQYNFVAMAHQLDGGRSILMIRSTRRQGGQRHSNVVPSYGACTIPRHLRDIVITEYGIADLRGKTDAEVAAALIAIADSEFQSELIRSAQANGKLPASFELPPAARDNHPARISELVARAATDGSLPPYPLGCDFRDEELAAAKALQAIASMSTSQRLAALLRGGDGGGDSERLLATLGLQRADTIKDRFLRRLLMAQSAQQVS
- a CDS encoding cbb3-type cytochrome oxidase subunit 3; protein product: MDQDSLRALSTLLVFLAFIGITVSVYWRGRKSYFDEAASLPFADEDVDNKQRENRDE
- the ccoP gene encoding cytochrome-c oxidase, cbb3-type subunit III, with translation MSSFWSAWIIVLTVVSFILIVWLLFSNRKITVDENRKTTGHVYDGIEEYDNPLPAWWIKMFVISIIFGVGYLIAYPGLGNFPGLLNWTSVGQWEEEVQRADQANAELYQTFMQQDALALADDDKAMRIGKRLFANNCAVCHGVNAEGSYGFPNLTDNDWLYGGKPDQIRQSITHGRNGMMPAWESMLGNEGLAAMTQYVLSLSADNANSSANAEPSAAAQQYAQLCASCHGADGTGNPMLGAPNLTDDTWLYGGDAGRIKHSIAKGRSGKMPAHKDMLSAEKIHLLTAYVYQLSQDSPQTASR
- the ccoG gene encoding cytochrome c oxidase accessory protein CcoG — protein: MNANHPFDTQRANGGDANRDPDRIPVEEFAPAEVSEIDLYQKREKIYTRKIEGFYQRLRTLTGWPLLAGFFLLPWFNWDGRQSVLFDLPARQFHVLGFTFWPQDLTMLAWVLIIAAFALFAVTNLAGRVWCGYSCPQTVWTSMFMWIEQKVEGSRNQRMKLDAAPWSLNKAGKKALKLSLWLALAFYTGFTFVGYFTPIHELGYDFYRLDVNPWAAVWVGIFTLLTFLNAGWMREQVCQYMCPYARFQSAMFDPDTLIISYDEKRGEPRGSRKRHDNPSELGLGDCVDCQLCVQVCPTGIDIRDGLQYQCIGCALCIDACNSVMDKLGYQKGLIRYTTENSLDGKPSRIMRPRLLGYIVAVIVMTGLLGYKIVDRDTLELSVLRDRQSLYVENSQGGIDNIYTIKVANKTQQSHRYKLSVSAPHSLEWIGAKEVEVLTGEVVELPVKLRTQQGEGLPTHFDVTFNAEPMDTEGDIQQSESRFFTPGQSR
- the fnr gene encoding fumarate/nitrate reduction transcriptional regulator Fnr: MIATSEKTVREDKHCPHNAAINCTNCRLSGICLPLALEQDEIVQLDEIVQRGRPLQKRQHAYREGDTFTSVFAVRSGSFKAYSVTDTGEEQVTGFYFPGEIMGMDGIGQNRYASSAQALETSAICEIPFSRIQELSGRLPNMQGHFFRLLSQEIVEDQRHMTLLSKNTAEQRVASLLISISARNARRKLSPNRFRLPMSRGDIGHFLGLTIETVSRVFSRFAKQGLIEIENKDVSILDVPALQHIAAQED
- a CDS encoding Yip1 family protein, which translates into the protein MTTLISNPFGFLFSPRRQWQAVGKLSDASLPSKLLYAIILAAGPSAAWYYGATKVGWTVGDGGVILLSEASAFRIVIAFYFAMLASLAIIGYFIHWMADTYGSDSSMVKGMVVASYTATPLFIAGLCGVYPVFWFDMLLGIASLCWSVYLLYIGIPAVMHIPEERGFLYASAVVGVCMVIFMALMGGVVILWDNGLAPVFVDG
- a CDS encoding hemerythrin domain-containing protein, which gives rise to MTALIEQLERDHQQMLRMMYIFKRDLTCLSSEPTLAEGFVPLVDILDYVKVYPENWHHPAEDILFHQLRRKPQVNLQAIDLVLSDHPRLEALTTQLGLIFRELQQASMHPSGPVLRLAHRFCSEQIAHIHAERNIFNAINQRFEADDWQRVNAAIAQRFQRSQGSSSSETAQLPATHAPFRLVCQYP
- the ccoO gene encoding cytochrome-c oxidase, cbb3-type subunit II, which produces MKHEVVEKNIGLMIVFIIIAISFGALVELVPLFFQKQTTEPIEGLKPLNALQLTGRDIYIREGCTVCHSQMVRPMRSETERYGHYSVAGEHVYEHPFLWGSKRTGPDLARVGERYSDEWHRAHLYNPRDVVPESIMPSYPWLFNNEIDGELVGKKMAALRKVGVPYTDSQISGAAEAVAGKYEIDAVVAYLQQLGTLIKYKR